TGAGCGCAAAATCGCCGAATTTGAAAAAGGAGGCGCTCCCACCGTGATTGTCGATCTGGTTGATTCCGATACTCCTGGCCATCGCTATCCAGTCATCGACTGTCGACTCAGTCAGGCTGCCGAAGTTGAACAGGTAGGAGCCGTGATTGAACGGAATTTCCCGCGCCCAGGGACCGGCAACTGTGGAATAGGGCATGTCGCCGTCGCTGGTGAGCACCTCTCGGAGGGTCGGAAGAATGTCCCCCTGGGGAACACCGACCAGCGCGACTTTGGCCCCGGCCAGACCGAACTTCTGGTGGCAGGCCGCCCAGAGATGAGTCTGCAAGGCCGGAAGTTGGTCAACATGGGTGAACAGGTTCAGAGAGAGGGCGCAGGCGGCGAAAGGCTCTTCCGGCTTTCCTTTCAATGTGAGGGGGATATTCAAAAACACGAGCGATTCGATATCGCCGCCCCTGACCGATTCCACTTCCAGAACGATATACCGGCTCTTGACCGTGGTTTTCAGGAAAGCACTGATTCCCGAACCGGCAAACTCAAGAGATATCCTGCCGCCTTCCGCAGAAACCTTCGAAACGGTAAAGGTTTTCCCCTCCTTATTCACCTGGGCGCAGGAGGTGGGCTTCGAGTTGTCGCAGTAGTCTTTCCCCGTTTTCTTGTCGATGAAGGTGAGATTCTTGCCGTCCGGAGCGATTTCGTAGCGGAAACTGCCGTTTTCCAGAACCACCGAAGTCTGGGCGAATGTAATGGAAAAAAACGGTATGAACAGAATCGGGAAAATCAGCATGAGCTTTCGCATAACGCTTTCTCCATTTTAAGAGTCAGGAAGGAATTGCATTTCCCTGCCATCCTTTTTATACTTAACCATGCAAGATAATACACTTTTCGCTATGCAGGTACGGATTTCCTTCGAATAAGATGACTCTGCAAAAAGTATTAAAAAGTTCTCGGATTTATCGAAAACCTCACCCGGCCTTCGGCCACCCTCTCCTAATTAGGAGAGGGTAAAAACAAAGCGCATAATGAGTTACCCCCTCTCCTGACTAGGAGAGGGGGACAGGGGGTGAGGTAAAGAAATACCGCAAAATAATGTACAACTGACTTTTTGCTGGATCATCGTATAAGGATATTAAAATAATGGCTGCCGTTCTCTATAAAATTTTTTTTTCTATACTGGTTTTATGGCTGTTCCTGAGTCCTATTGAAAGCTTCGCCCGAGACACCCTCAAACTGGAATTGGACGGCACCTTCCTCAGCCGTTTCGTCTGGCGGGGAGAAATGTGGACCGACGACCCGGTGTACTGGCAGACGGTAACATTCCGCTACCGGGGATTCCGCTCCTACAACTTTTTTAATATCGACCTGACTGATATCAACCACGACAAATATGAATGCAATGAGTATGATTATATACTCGACTATACCTTTTCATTCTACCATTTCAGCATTGCGCCAGGTGTGCTGCGGTTCACATCGCCCACCAATTTCTTTGCAACCAGCACCAAAATCACCCTCGATGTGAAAACCGGCCTGCCGTTCCAGCCGCGCCTGCGAATCCGTATCGACCCTTATAAGTCGAGCGGCTCATATTACATCTTTTCTTTCGCCAGGACAATCTGGCTAAAAGAACCGGAAAGGTTCCTTACTATATATGGTTCTCTCGGAATGAGCCAGCCGCGGTATTACCGGAAGAATCTGGGCGACCGTATTGTATTGACCGATGCCCTCCTGGGTGTAAATGTACCGTTTAGTCTCGGCGGGGGATTCGTGCTCACTACGCTGATGGAATTCACCTCGCTCCTGGACAGTTCCGTGCGAAAAGCCCAGGATGAAAAAGGCGCCCGTAAGGATGCGGTAACATACGGAGTCACCTTATCACGACTGCTGGAATTCTGAATTTCAAGGCGCGTCCGGGCCGACATCGGTGGGAGTCAGCGGGCGGTACTTTTTCGGAGCCTGGGAGTATTCGTCCGCTCCCACATCGGTATTGAACTCGAACGGCCGCTTTTCGCTGTCCCTCAGGTCGCGGGGCTGGCCGTCCATGTCGGTATTGTCCACCCAGTGAATCCAGTACCACTGGGTTTTTTCCGCGCTGTCGATTGCGGGGCTGTCCGGCGAAAGCCGCCAGAGGCCGTCCGGCTCTCTCGCCAGTTTCGGGTCAACTACCCGCACCGACATTTCCGGCAAATCCCTCCCGATTTTGAACGCCCCCTTCGGATTCCAGAAAATGTTCCCCACCCAGCGGAAACCGGTCTCGCCGCCGCCCTTGATGAACTGAGGTGCTGAGCCGACCCCCAGAGCGGGGCCTCGTCACGGTTCGCGCCGAGGTCGGTGTCGCTGTCGAGCACACCGGGGACGCTGTGTTTCAGCGCCCGGTTGAAAAACGAGAATCCTTCCACGGTGACATAGGAGCATCCTTCCATAAAAAAAGCGTACTCGCCGGTGAACCGCGCTTTCCCCAAGTGTTTCGCGCGGATGATGATTGGGGCTTCGGCGGTTCCCTTCGCCTGGATCTTGAGCGCGCTGTCATCGAAACGATAATCCCCGTCCGCGGCCTCGATAATCGACCCGGGGAGAGCCCGTAAAACAGCAGCGCGGAACTGTTGCGCGGTGGAAACCTCGATGGTGTTCGAATTATGGAGAAAGCTTCCCGCGCATCCAATTACGATACAGGTAATCAACAGGAAAGGAAGAAAAATCCGGAAGAGTTTTTTCATAGGATTATCTTTGGGCGGGATTATTGATAAAAAGGATTTTCTTTCTATAGGGCTTAAAACTACAGCCCCCTAAATCCCCCAAAGGGGGACTTAAGTGCCTAAAATACAAAATGTAACTAATTTTTTCTGAATATGCTGCACCAACACGTTATTATCTTTTCTATGTTAAGTCCCCCTCCGGGGGATTTAGGGGGCTGCCTTCCAACAGTTTGCATAACTGTTTGTTTAATAATAATTTGATAAAATACTTATGTAACTTTATGAATATTCCGGGTTAGGCGATTCTGAGAAAGAATAGGGAAAACAGATTAAGAACTTATCCGTAAGAATTTTCACTCGTTTTAAGGTAGCCCCCTTTTCCTATTTATCGTTGTACTCCAGAAAGTTCAAAAACAGCTTCTTCGCGATTGCCGACTGCGGGCGCTTCGATTTCAGCTCCGGCACCAGGGAGAGGGTGCTAAGGATGATCCGCCCGTCACCGAACGGAATCCGTGAGACCGCGGTGAGGATGTCCTTACGGTTCTGGGCGGCGAGCGCGACCACCGTTTCGTTCCCGATGCGGCCCATGTTCAGCCCCCAGACATCGCTCCGGTAAAACACCTGGTATTCCCATCCCATGGACTGCGCGGTGGGAAGATCGGTCAGAAGGCTGCTCTTCCCCACAAACAGACGGCCCTGATTGCCCCAGCGGGCGCTTCCGGTATACTGGATGGCCTGGTAGGCGTAGATGTCGTCCAACTGCTGCGCCCAGAGGTCTGCGTGATCGAGCACAACCAGCGTGGCGCCGTTCTTCACCTGCTCCATGATCAGCCGGTACAGGGTGCGCGTAGACCGTCCGAAATCATGCGCTCCTACCACGATGTAATCCAGCTTGGGACTTTGCGGAGTGAACTCCGGGAGTATGATCCCCCGAGCCTCCTTCAGAAGAGAATTGACCGCCCCGGAGGTGTCCACCACTGCGCCTTTGCCCCTGAGGCCGGGACCGCTGAGGTAATCCACCGCGAATGCATCGTCCACGCCGGTGCATTTCACCCCGTCGCTGCCCGTAATCCGGGCGTTGAGCTTGTAGTAGCCGGGTTTGGCGACCGGAGGCATGGCAACACCTTCGACTAAAAGCTGCCCGAATTCCTCTCCTCCGAGGATTGTCACCGGGTAGGATTTGGTAAACACCGAATTCCCGCCGGGGTCTTTCATGTCCAGTTCAAGGGTTAGATTCCCCTTCAAATCCTTTTCATTCACGATATAGAGGTCAGCGACCGGCGCGGTTCCCCTGGGGAGAACCTTGTCGCGGATTTTGACCGCCACATACAGCGGCTGGTTATAGTACTTGATGATGGCGGGATCTCCGGTGGGGTTCCTGTACACATCGACTATGTCCGTGTGGGTGGCTTCGCAGGCCCAGCCGTTCAGATTATAGGCATCGATGACATTGGAAATACGGGCGTTTTCGATAATACGGCCGTGGAAATAGTGCATGTTCTTCCCCAGCGCGAGGGTGAGGGCGTCCACTGTGGGGAACGCCGCCCGGAATCCGCTCTCGTCGAGGAAACGGTCATAGGCGTTGAACCAATCGAGATGCTCGCGCTCCCGCCAGCCGTCCGAGGTTCCCTGGCTGTCGATGAATTCCTTGATTTTTCCGAGGCGGAACATGGTGCCGATCGCTCCCTCCTCGCCATAGAAGATGATCTCATCCTTGCGCACATGGTGGGTGGAATCGCCGTCCACGGTGTTCAGGCGCATGTAGTTACCGGGATTGCGGTAATAATCGTCCAGGTAGCCTGCCTCCCGGTTCCAGTGGTGCATGTCGAACCAGCCGTAGGTGTAGCCTTTCGGATCCGTCGGCTTATAGAAGAGTTTCATCGGGTCGTCCGGCTTGACCTGCCAGGCGGGATAGCTTCGGTCACGGTCTCCGGTGTAGATGAGAATGCGGGTAGGGTCGAGTTTCCGTACCCGGGCCATGTTGCTCATGTCATCCGCATCCGGGGGATTCTGGTCTTCGTTCTTGAGCATGTAGGCCACAAGGGAAGGCGAAGAGCGGTCGCGCATGACAAACCGGAAGAGCTTCTTACGGCGCATGGCGAGGGTGACCGGATCCATGAATGGCTTGCCGCGATCGTCGTTGCAGCGGTAGCCCGCCGATTCCCCGGTGGAGAGCAGCCCCGCCTCCTCGCAGGCGGAGAGGAGGTTCTGATGGCCGATGGCGTTATGGAACGCGACCGTGTTGAATCCCATCTGAATGGCGACCTCCACATCCTTCCTGGCCCATTCCGGGGTGGGAAACATGCCGTTCCCGGGCCAGAAACCACGGTTCACCGCGGCCATCATGAATATCCGCCTGCCGTTCAGGTACATCCGGTAGTCGCCGTCCTTCATGGAGATATCGAACCAGCGGAACCCGAACCGGCGGGTCATGGTGTCGAGCGCCGCGCCGTCGGCGCCTTTGAACGTCACCGAGGCGACATAAAGGTGCGGGTCGAGGAGGTCCCAAAGCTCAGCCTTCGGCGCTTTCACATACAGGGAAATCTCTTTGCCGGAAGCCGGAACCGTGGCTGAGACGCTCTTTGTGAACACTACATTCGACGGATTCTTCCACTCGTGGACGACCAGGGAAACAGTCCCTTTCTTCTCAGCACCGGAGGAATTCCCCAGCATAACGAATACATCGGCCTCTTTTGCCTGCGGTTTGTTCAGGACATAGATGTCATCTACATGCACCGTATCCACCGCTTTCAGGGTCACCGCGCCGGTGATGCCCCCGAACCCGTGGACAGCCGGGATCATGTACTTTCCCCAGGGAAATGTCACATGCGCCGGCCAACTGAAATTCCCGATCGGATCGGTGATGCGGACATCCAGGCGGTTCTCCCCGCCGAACACCGCCGCCGGGGTGGCGTCCGCCTCGAACGGGGTGTTCCCGATGACATCGTATCCCACGAGCTTCCGGTTCACATACACCTCGGTGCGCAGGTTGGCCGATTCGAACGCCAGGAATATCTTTTTCCCCTTGAGCGCTGGATCAAGGGTGAATTTCGTGCTCCACCAGGAAACGCCGCGATAGTCGCCTGCGATGCCGACCGGGTTGCCGGGGGCGCTCCAGTAATACTCCTCGACCGTTCCGGGAACGGTCACCTTTTTGCCGTTCTGGGCGTCCAGACGCTCCCAGCCGCATGTGGGCGGATTGGAGGGAATCTTCGAGTAATCAATGGGCGGCAGGAATACTTCGTCATCCGTCCAGGAGGCGCTCCGGTCCAACCAGAGCTGCCAGCCCACCCCGGAAAGGGTTTTCTCAGAGTGCCCCGGAGCGGCGTGGGAGAGAGTATAACCGGAAACCAGCAGCACCAGAAAGAGCACAATACTTTTTCGAGCGATAGCCATGGGATACACGGTGCGCAATCCTTTCGACAGGAGGTTGACCTTTAGAGAATTTATGGATGCGGATTAATATACTAGAAATGGAAGAGGATTCAAGGAGAGAAAGAAAAAGGCCCTGAGAAGGACGCTTTTCGGAAACGAAAAGGAGGGAGCAACTATACAAAAAGGATAAAGGCGTAAATAACATGTGCTTGTTGTGCCGCCTTTAAAAGCTCTGCGCTCCTTGCTTATGAAGTCATAACCACGGGCATGAGTCGTACACTTCAGGGCGTCGGCTCTATCTCTTTGTCAGACAAATAGGAATCACCGAAGGCGTTCTTCAACCTCTTCTAACGATATCGTCTTCTGATCCTGTTTTAATGAATCAAGGAGCGCCAGGAAGGTGTGATTCCGACGTAACAATTCTACCTCTGTCGCGAACTCGCCGACTTTCCAAACCGCTGGAATTTGTCCGCTTGTAAGTTCTTCAAAAATTTCTTTCAAGTTCTCTTTTAATCTCTATGGGTTAAATTCCCCGCCGCTTGCGGCGTTTGAAAAGAATAAACCTAACAAGATACCCCGCTGCTTGCGGCGGGGAGTTTCATTTCAGTAAGCGTTTCACCCTGTGTTCGGTAGTCAGGATATTCCTCTAACCACCCG
Above is a genomic segment from Candidatus Latescibacter sp. containing:
- a CDS encoding glycoside hydrolase family 2 TIM barrel-domain containing protein → MAIARKSIVLFLVLLVSGYTLSHAAPGHSEKTLSGVGWQLWLDRSASWTDDEVFLPPIDYSKIPSNPPTCGWERLDAQNGKKVTVPGTVEEYYWSAPGNPVGIAGDYRGVSWWSTKFTLDPALKGKKIFLAFESANLRTEVYVNRKLVGYDVIGNTPFEADATPAAVFGGENRLDVRITDPIGNFSWPAHVTFPWGKYMIPAVHGFGGITGAVTLKAVDTVHVDDIYVLNKPQAKEADVFVMLGNSSGAEKKGTVSLVVHEWKNPSNVVFTKSVSATVPASGKEISLYVKAPKAELWDLLDPHLYVASVTFKGADGAALDTMTRRFGFRWFDISMKDGDYRMYLNGRRIFMMAAVNRGFWPGNGMFPTPEWARKDVEVAIQMGFNTVAFHNAIGHQNLLSACEEAGLLSTGESAGYRCNDDRGKPFMDPVTLAMRRKKLFRFVMRDRSSPSLVAYMLKNEDQNPPDADDMSNMARVRKLDPTRILIYTGDRDRSYPAWQVKPDDPMKLFYKPTDPKGYTYGWFDMHHWNREAGYLDDYYRNPGNYMRLNTVDGDSTHHVRKDEIIFYGEEGAIGTMFRLGKIKEFIDSQGTSDGWREREHLDWFNAYDRFLDESGFRAAFPTVDALTLALGKNMHYFHGRIIENARISNVIDAYNLNGWACEATHTDIVDVYRNPTGDPAIIKYYNQPLYVAVKIRDKVLPRGTAPVADLYIVNEKDLKGNLTLELDMKDPGGNSVFTKSYPVTILGGEEFGQLLVEGVAMPPVAKPGYYKLNARITGSDGVKCTGVDDAFAVDYLSGPGLRGKGAVVDTSGAVNSLLKEARGIILPEFTPQSPKLDYIVVGAHDFGRSTRTLYRLIMEQVKNGATLVVLDHADLWAQQLDDIYAYQAIQYTGSARWGNQGRLFVGKSSLLTDLPTAQSMGWEYQVFYRSDVWGLNMGRIGNETVVALAAQNRKDILTAVSRIPFGDGRIILSTLSLVPELKSKRPQSAIAKKLFLNFLEYNDK
- a CDS encoding chondroitinase-B domain-containing protein, which codes for MKKLFRIFLPFLLITCIVIGCAGSFLHNSNTIEVSTAQQFRAAVLRALPGSIIEAADGDYRFDDSALKIQAKGTAEAPIIIRAKHLGKARFTGEYAFFMEGCSYVTVEGFSFFNRALKHSVPGVLDSDTDLGANRDEAPLWGSAQHLSSSRAAARPVSAGWGTFSGIRRGRSKSGGICRKCRCG